One Cryptosporangium aurantiacum DNA window includes the following coding sequences:
- the sufC gene encoding Fe-S cluster assembly ATPase SufC — translation MSTLEIRDLHVSVQTGEDTKPILRGVDLTVKSGETHAIMGPNGSGKSTLAYSIAGHPKYTVTSGAVLLDGEDVLAMSVDERARAGLFLAMQYPVEVPGVSVSNFLRTAATAVRGEAPKLRTWVKEVKGAMETLGVDQSFAERNVNEGFSGGEKKRHEILQLELLKPKIAILDETDSGLDIDALKSVSAGVNRAREEGDIGTLLITHYTRILRYIRPDFVHVFVNGRIVQEGGPELADELEASGYERFIAAGANAS, via the coding sequence GTGAGCACGCTCGAGATCCGCGACCTGCACGTCAGTGTCCAGACCGGCGAAGACACGAAGCCGATCCTGCGCGGGGTCGACCTCACCGTGAAGTCGGGGGAGACGCACGCGATCATGGGGCCGAACGGCTCCGGCAAGTCCACGCTGGCCTACTCGATCGCCGGTCACCCGAAGTACACGGTGACCAGCGGTGCGGTGCTGCTCGACGGCGAGGACGTCCTCGCGATGAGCGTGGACGAGCGGGCCCGCGCCGGCCTGTTCCTCGCGATGCAGTACCCGGTCGAGGTGCCCGGCGTCTCGGTCTCCAACTTCCTGCGCACCGCGGCCACCGCGGTCCGCGGCGAGGCGCCGAAGCTGCGCACCTGGGTCAAAGAGGTCAAGGGCGCGATGGAGACGCTCGGCGTCGACCAGTCGTTCGCCGAGCGCAACGTCAACGAGGGCTTCTCCGGTGGCGAGAAGAAGCGGCACGAGATCCTCCAGCTCGAGCTGCTCAAGCCGAAGATCGCGATCCTCGACGAGACCGACTCCGGGCTCGACATCGACGCGCTCAAGTCGGTCTCCGCCGGCGTCAACCGCGCGCGCGAGGAAGGCGACATCGGCACGCTGCTGATCACGCACTACACCCGGATCCTGCGGTACATCCGCCCGGACTTCGTGCACGTGTTCGTCAACGGCCGGATCGTCCAGGAGGGCGGCCCGGAACTCGCCGACGAACTGGAGGCCTCGGGCTACGAGCGCTTCATCGCGGCCGGGGCGAACGCCTCATGA
- a CDS encoding cysteine desulfurase encodes MSSYDVERIRKDFPILSRRLHTEGGGEGVPVIYLDSANTSQKPQAVIDAMSEHFARHNANVARAVHTLGSESTLAYEAARDAVAGLIHAPSRNEVIFAKNSSEAINLVAYSLGNSAGRPAGSEFPLLGPGDEVVISEMEHHSNIVPWQLLCQRTGATLRWFRITDDGRLDLSELDTLINERTRFVSYVHQSNILGTLNPVEPIVSRARQVGALVMLDASQSVPHMPVNVADLGVDFIAFTGHKMVGPTGIGVLWGRADLLNSMPPFLGGGEMIETVSMDGSTFAEVPHRFEAGTPPIAEAVGLGAAVKYLTEIGLENIQAHEHRLVEYALPRLHSVPGLTIVGPDTADARGGTISFSLGAIHPHDIGQYLDELGIAVRVGHHCARPTCVRFGVPATTRASFYLYTTDAEIDALVDGLHQVVRFFG; translated from the coding sequence ATGAGCAGCTACGACGTCGAGAGGATCCGGAAGGACTTCCCGATCCTCTCCCGTCGCCTGCACACCGAGGGCGGTGGCGAGGGCGTTCCGGTGATCTACCTGGATTCCGCCAACACGTCACAAAAGCCACAAGCTGTTATCGACGCGATGAGCGAGCACTTCGCGCGGCACAACGCGAACGTCGCCCGCGCCGTGCACACGCTGGGCTCGGAGTCGACGCTGGCCTACGAGGCGGCCCGGGACGCGGTCGCCGGCCTTATCCACGCGCCGAGCCGCAACGAGGTCATCTTCGCGAAGAACTCGTCCGAGGCGATCAACCTCGTCGCTTACTCGCTGGGCAACTCGGCGGGACGTCCGGCCGGTTCGGAGTTCCCGCTGCTCGGCCCCGGCGACGAGGTGGTGATCTCCGAGATGGAGCACCACTCGAACATCGTCCCGTGGCAGCTGCTGTGTCAGCGCACCGGCGCGACCCTGCGGTGGTTCCGGATCACCGACGACGGCCGACTGGATCTGTCCGAGCTCGACACGCTGATCAACGAGCGGACGCGCTTCGTGTCCTACGTCCACCAGTCGAACATCCTGGGGACGTTGAACCCGGTCGAGCCGATCGTGTCGCGGGCGCGGCAGGTCGGCGCGCTGGTGATGCTCGACGCGTCCCAGTCGGTGCCGCACATGCCGGTGAACGTCGCCGACCTGGGCGTCGACTTCATCGCGTTCACCGGGCACAAGATGGTCGGCCCGACCGGCATCGGCGTGCTCTGGGGCCGGGCGGACCTGCTCAACTCGATGCCGCCGTTCCTCGGCGGCGGCGAGATGATCGAGACCGTCTCGATGGACGGTTCGACGTTCGCGGAGGTGCCGCACCGGTTCGAGGCCGGGACGCCGCCGATCGCCGAGGCCGTCGGGCTCGGTGCCGCGGTGAAGTACCTGACCGAGATCGGGCTGGAGAACATCCAGGCGCACGAGCACCGGCTGGTCGAGTACGCGCTGCCGCGCCTGCATTCCGTTCCCGGCCTCACGATCGTCGGGCCGGACACCGCAGACGCCCGGGGCGGGACGATCTCGTTCTCGCTCGGCGCGATTCACCCGCACGACATCGGGCAGTATCTCGATGAGCTGGGTATCGCGGTCCGGGTGGGGCACCACTGCGCCCGTCCGACCTGCGTTCGGTTCGGAGTTCCGGCGACGACCCGCGCCTCGTTCTACCTGTATACGACCGATGCGGAAATCGACGCGCTGGTCGACGGGTTGCACCAGGTAGTGAGGTTCTTCGGCTAG
- the sufU gene encoding Fe-S cluster assembly sulfur transfer protein SufU, with the protein MSGLFGDAMYQEIILDHYKHPHGRGLRDPFEAQVHHVNPTCGDEVTLRVHLDTGNVADVSYDGAGCSISQASASVLHELLVGQSVEDAFKTVDTFVELLQSRGQIEPDEDVLEDAVAFAGVAKYPARVKCALLAWMAFKDATAQAAAAPERTTA; encoded by the coding sequence ATGAGCGGCCTCTTCGGCGACGCGATGTACCAGGAGATCATCCTGGACCACTACAAGCACCCGCACGGACGTGGTCTGCGTGACCCGTTCGAGGCGCAGGTGCACCACGTCAACCCGACCTGCGGTGACGAGGTGACGCTGCGGGTGCACCTGGACACCGGGAACGTCGCCGACGTCTCGTACGACGGCGCCGGGTGCTCGATCAGCCAGGCATCGGCGTCGGTCCTGCACGAGTTGCTCGTCGGGCAGTCGGTGGAGGACGCTTTCAAGACCGTCGACACGTTCGTCGAGCTGCTGCAGTCGCGCGGTCAGATCGAACCGGACGAGGACGTGCTGGAGGACGCGGTCGCGTTCGCCGGCGTCGCGAAGTACCCGGCGCGGGTGAAGTGCGCGCTGCTGGCGTGGATGGCTTTCAAGGATGCGACCGCCCAGGCGGCGGCCGCGCCGGAGAGGACGACGGCATGA
- a CDS encoding metal-sulfur cluster assembly factor: protein MTEPTAPTAPGGAALDIAKVEDVEEAMRDVVDPELGINVVDLGLVYGIHVDDANVATLDMTLTSAACPLTDVIEDQTRAALVSGGLVEDFRVNWVWMPPWGPDKITDDGREQLRALGFNV from the coding sequence ATGACTGAGCCGACGGCGCCGACGGCGCCCGGTGGTGCGGCGCTCGACATCGCCAAGGTCGAGGACGTCGAGGAGGCCATGCGGGACGTGGTCGACCCCGAGCTGGGCATCAACGTGGTGGACCTGGGCCTCGTCTACGGCATCCACGTGGACGACGCGAACGTCGCCACGCTGGACATGACGCTGACGTCGGCGGCCTGTCCGCTGACCGACGTGATCGAGGACCAGACCAGGGCGGCGCTGGTGAGCGGCGGCCTGGTGGAGGACTTCCGGGTCAACTGGGTCTGGATGCCGCCGTGGGGCCCGGACAAGATCACCGACGACGGCCGCGAGCAGCTCAGGGCACTCGGCTTCAACGTCTGA
- a CDS encoding MFS transporter, producing MGAYRVFLGLRCTLAACTGLVYTTIVVYRVDAAGLDPLQLVLVGTALEAAYFAFQLPTGVLADLGHNRACVIAGVAVLGVGCVVEALLPLFLGILAAQVIGALGYALVSGALEAWIAGEVEGAGEGGTAGEVGAAGESGTAGDGGTAGAGGTAGLTRVYLRGSQAGLIGTLGGTAVSGLVAGVRTSLPLLVGGGVLIATAVVLTLVMPERARPRSAEAEAGAGAEPGAEAEPGAVDTVRAAWGLIRVRPAFLLVFAVVALVGGWSEAIDRLWGAHLLETYRLPGPDATTWFSVLGVAATLLGLVVTQLIATRAKDADTMGILLGVVAALLVTTVVFGLATNVYLAIGAALALAAARTAFAPVLTAWLVERTDPSVRATVLSTRDMFDATGQVVGGPALGAIGTYWSLRAALVVSAAALAPAAALLLAARRRLRRSGPRSLPAAAPRPAAQPLPAAPPGAAARPGAETRNPAAPEGAAGPETRRCRVRR from the coding sequence GTGGGGGCCTACCGCGTGTTCCTCGGGCTGCGGTGCACGCTGGCAGCGTGTACCGGGCTCGTCTACACGACGATCGTGGTCTACCGGGTGGACGCCGCCGGGCTCGATCCGCTGCAGTTGGTGCTGGTGGGCACGGCGCTGGAGGCCGCGTACTTCGCGTTCCAGCTGCCGACCGGCGTACTCGCCGATCTCGGGCACAACCGCGCGTGTGTGATCGCCGGTGTCGCGGTGCTCGGCGTCGGATGTGTGGTCGAGGCGCTGCTGCCGCTGTTTCTCGGCATCCTGGCCGCGCAGGTGATCGGGGCGCTGGGATACGCGCTGGTCAGCGGAGCGCTGGAGGCATGGATCGCCGGCGAGGTCGAGGGAGCCGGCGAGGGCGGGACCGCAGGTGAGGTCGGCGCCGCGGGTGAAAGCGGGACCGCAGGTGATGGCGGGACCGCGGGTGCGGGCGGGACCGCCGGCCTCACCCGGGTGTACCTGCGCGGGTCGCAGGCCGGGCTGATCGGGACGCTCGGCGGTACCGCGGTCAGCGGGCTGGTCGCCGGGGTGCGCACGAGCCTGCCGCTGCTGGTCGGCGGCGGCGTGTTGATCGCGACGGCGGTGGTGCTCACGCTCGTGATGCCGGAACGTGCCCGGCCGCGTTCGGCCGAGGCCGAGGCCGGAGCCGGAGCCGAGCCGGGGGCCGAGGCCGAGCCGGGGGCAGTGGACACCGTGCGGGCCGCCTGGGGGCTGATCCGGGTGCGACCGGCGTTCCTGCTGGTGTTCGCCGTCGTCGCGCTCGTCGGCGGCTGGAGCGAGGCGATCGACCGGCTCTGGGGAGCGCATCTCCTCGAGACCTACCGGCTCCCCGGCCCGGACGCCACGACCTGGTTCAGCGTCCTCGGTGTCGCGGCGACACTGCTCGGGCTCGTCGTCACGCAGCTCATCGCCACCCGGGCGAAGGACGCGGACACGATGGGGATACTGCTCGGCGTCGTCGCGGCGCTCCTCGTGACGACGGTCGTGTTCGGGCTGGCGACGAACGTCTACCTGGCGATCGGCGCCGCGCTGGCGCTGGCCGCGGCCCGGACCGCGTTCGCACCGGTGCTGACCGCGTGGCTGGTCGAGCGCACCGACCCCTCGGTCCGCGCGACCGTGCTGTCCACCCGCGACATGTTCGACGCCACCGGCCAGGTCGTGGGCGGCCCGGCACTCGGCGCGATCGGCACGTACTGGTCCCTCCGGGCGGCCCTGGTCGTCAGCGCCGCCGCCCTGGCCCCCGCGGCCGCCCTGCTCCTCGCCGCCCGGCGGCGTCTCCGACGATCGGGCCCCCGCTCGCTCCCAGCGGCCGCGCCGCGGCCCGCCGCACAGCCGCTGCCCGCCGCACCGCCGGGCGCCGCAGCGCGGCCGGGCGCTGAGACGCGAAACCCCGCCGCCCCTGAGGGGGCGGCGGGGCCGGAAACTCGGCGGTGCCGCGTCAGACGTTGA
- a CDS encoding acVLRF1 family peptidyl-tRNA hydrolase — translation MTKGKPAAGGGRWVEVPPERLQRWFAGFAERHGAVRAEASAGIVTLVGADEAVAECHVPFPPLPAEERDPAEAPDPAEGRDPLDALIAHACRDRRVGVLLVRLGGYAAGVFEGVRLVTSKVDTRQVHGRNKAGGWSQQRFARRREGQARQLTDAAAATAARILLPEVTTLDAVVLGGDRTAVDATLATPALAPLRERAVERFLTVPDPRRDVLEATPAAFRAVRIRLTP, via the coding sequence GTGACGAAGGGAAAGCCGGCCGCTGGGGGAGGGCGCTGGGTCGAGGTGCCGCCGGAGCGGCTGCAGCGGTGGTTCGCCGGGTTCGCCGAACGGCACGGCGCCGTGCGGGCCGAGGCGTCGGCGGGAATCGTCACGCTCGTCGGGGCCGACGAGGCGGTCGCCGAGTGCCACGTCCCGTTCCCGCCGCTCCCGGCCGAGGAACGCGACCCGGCCGAGGCGCCCGACCCGGCCGAGGGGCGCGACCCGCTCGACGCGTTGATCGCTCATGCGTGTCGTGACCGGCGGGTCGGTGTGCTGCTGGTGCGGCTCGGCGGGTACGCCGCGGGGGTGTTCGAGGGCGTCCGGCTGGTGACGTCCAAGGTCGACACCCGTCAGGTGCACGGCCGGAACAAGGCCGGTGGCTGGTCGCAGCAGCGATTCGCCCGTCGGCGCGAGGGCCAGGCGCGGCAGCTCACCGACGCCGCGGCGGCCACCGCTGCCCGGATCCTGCTCCCCGAGGTCACCACCCTGGACGCGGTCGTGCTCGGCGGCGACCGCACGGCGGTGGACGCCACGCTGGCCACCCCGGCGCTGGCCCCGCTCCGGGAGCGAGCCGTCGAGCGTTTCCTCACGGTCCCCGATCCGCGCCGAGACGTGCTGGAGGCGACCCCGGCCGCGTTCCGAGCGGTCCGGATCCGGCTGACGCCCTAG
- a CDS encoding CGNR zinc finger domain-containing protein translates to MRVSATGRRLHDPKGGSFWFDAGAVCLDFAHSGGEGQYAVFETLHEPTDLAEWLAQPPLSAEVPATHRDLAAAKKLRQAIWETAHAQAARQALPIDAVATINRFAAVAPLVPQLAADGTAAAWAAPVRASQVLSTLAREMIDLLTGPYAERFRECASDNCPLVFVDSSRPGARRWCAMERCGNRHKLRAHRARKS, encoded by the coding sequence ATGCGAGTGAGCGCAACCGGGCGGCGACTGCACGACCCCAAGGGCGGGTCGTTCTGGTTCGACGCCGGCGCCGTCTGCCTGGACTTCGCCCACAGCGGCGGCGAAGGCCAGTACGCGGTGTTCGAAACCCTCCACGAGCCCACCGACCTGGCCGAATGGCTGGCTCAGCCGCCGCTGTCCGCGGAGGTGCCCGCGACCCATCGCGACCTGGCCGCGGCCAAGAAGCTGCGCCAGGCCATCTGGGAAACGGCACACGCCCAAGCCGCGCGTCAGGCGCTCCCGATCGACGCCGTCGCGACGATCAACCGCTTCGCGGCCGTGGCGCCGCTGGTCCCCCAACTCGCTGCGGACGGCACGGCCGCGGCCTGGGCGGCTCCGGTGCGGGCTTCGCAGGTGCTGTCGACGCTGGCGCGGGAGATGATCGACCTGCTGACCGGGCCGTACGCCGAGCGTTTCCGCGAGTGCGCGAGCGACAACTGCCCGTTGGTGTTCGTCGACTCGTCCCGCCCCGGCGCCCGGCGGTGGTGCGCGATGGAGCGGTGCGGCAACCGCCACAAGCTCCGGGCACACCGGGCGCGGAAGTCCTAG
- a CDS encoding RidA family protein, translating to MAVRHINPEGLHRSPAFSQAVVVEQPAKTIYIGGQNGVDAEGAVVGPTLAEQAERALRNIATILESEGASLANVVHWRIAAVDGHPIEEGVAAFQKVWNPADPPPAITVHLVSALAPGFLVEIDAVAVV from the coding sequence ATGGCGGTACGACACATCAACCCGGAAGGGCTCCACCGCAGCCCGGCGTTCAGCCAGGCCGTCGTCGTCGAACAGCCGGCGAAGACGATCTACATCGGCGGGCAGAACGGAGTCGACGCCGAGGGCGCAGTCGTCGGACCTACGCTGGCCGAGCAGGCCGAACGAGCGCTCCGGAACATCGCGACGATCCTGGAGAGCGAGGGCGCGAGCCTGGCGAACGTCGTCCACTGGCGCATCGCGGCGGTGGACGGGCACCCGATCGAGGAGGGCGTGGCGGCGTTCCAGAAGGTTTGGAACCCGGCCGACCCGCCCCCGGCCATCACGGTGCACCTGGTCTCCGCGCTGGCGCCCGGGTTCCTCGTCGAGATCGACGCCGTCGCGGTCGTGTGA
- a CDS encoding winged helix DNA-binding domain-containing protein, whose translation MKVSWEQVFAWRMRRQYLDPRTTRPATEIVSRLCGVQAQVASAAETAVGLRRSAPERDGVAGALADRSLMKTWAMRGTLHLLRPSEAGAYLSLLETGGFWRKPSWQRVAGVTPEQIDELTEKVGDVLDGAVLTRDQLVTEIVRDERFAGLETQLRSGWGQVLKPLAWRGVLCHGPNQGSRITFTNPASQFPEWKQRPEPDEAAPAVIAAYLGAYGPATPEAFDGWLSRNGTSRPRLRRWFADLGDTLTEVDVEGRRTLILTEHADELADTPECTTVRLLGGFDQYVLGTGTNDEALLAKAHRAAVSRTAGWISPIVVVNGRIVGVWEVLDGEIVLTPFPGADPVPPDELARETAHVARAMGL comes from the coding sequence GTGAAGGTCAGTTGGGAGCAGGTCTTCGCGTGGCGGATGCGGCGGCAGTACCTGGACCCGCGCACCACCCGCCCGGCGACCGAGATCGTCAGCCGGCTGTGCGGTGTCCAGGCGCAGGTCGCGAGTGCCGCCGAGACGGCGGTCGGCCTGCGGCGATCCGCACCCGAGCGGGACGGTGTCGCGGGGGCCCTGGCCGATCGGTCACTGATGAAGACCTGGGCCATGCGCGGAACCCTGCACCTGCTGCGGCCGAGTGAGGCGGGCGCCTACCTGTCGCTGCTGGAGACCGGCGGCTTCTGGCGCAAACCCTCGTGGCAGCGGGTCGCGGGCGTCACGCCGGAGCAGATCGACGAGCTGACCGAGAAGGTCGGGGACGTCCTCGACGGCGCGGTGCTCACCCGCGACCAGCTGGTCACCGAGATCGTCCGGGACGAGCGGTTCGCCGGGTTGGAGACCCAGCTGCGCTCGGGGTGGGGCCAGGTCCTCAAGCCGCTGGCGTGGCGGGGAGTGCTCTGCCACGGCCCCAACCAGGGCAGCCGGATCACGTTCACGAATCCGGCGAGCCAGTTCCCGGAGTGGAAACAGCGACCGGAGCCCGACGAGGCCGCCCCCGCCGTGATCGCGGCGTACCTGGGTGCCTACGGCCCCGCCACCCCGGAGGCGTTCGACGGCTGGCTGTCGCGTAACGGCACCAGCAGGCCGCGTCTGCGCCGGTGGTTCGCTGACCTGGGCGACACGCTGACCGAGGTCGACGTGGAGGGACGCCGGACGCTGATCCTGACCGAGCACGCGGACGAGCTCGCCGACACTCCCGAGTGCACGACCGTCCGCCTGCTCGGCGGTTTCGACCAGTACGTCCTCGGTACGGGAACCAACGACGAGGCGCTGCTCGCGAAGGCGCACCGGGCGGCGGTGAGCCGTACCGCCGGGTGGATCTCCCCGATCGTCGTCGTGAACGGGCGGATCGTCGGCGTGTGGGAAGTCCTCGACGGCGAGATCGTGCTGACCCCGTTCCCGGGCGCCGATCCCGTGCCGCCGGACGAGCTGGCACGGGAAACAGCGCACGTCGCACGTGCGATGGGACTCTAG
- a CDS encoding response regulator transcription factor: protein MIRVLLADDENLVRSAIAGLLDLQDDLLIVAQAASGAEAIAMACKELPDVAVLDLQMPGADGLAAAAGIHADVPGCATMVLTSHGRPGYLKRALEIGVRGFLPKTSSGSVLAAAIRTVAGGGRYVDPELAADAIAAGESPLTPREADVLELAADGATIEEIAVRVSLSPGTVRNHLSSATGKLGAQNRHEAVAAARRSGWI, encoded by the coding sequence TTGATCCGGGTACTGCTGGCCGACGACGAGAACCTGGTGCGCAGCGCGATCGCCGGGCTGCTCGACCTGCAGGACGACCTGCTGATCGTGGCGCAGGCGGCGTCCGGGGCCGAGGCGATCGCGATGGCATGCAAGGAGCTGCCGGACGTCGCGGTGCTCGATCTGCAGATGCCCGGCGCCGACGGGCTGGCCGCGGCCGCGGGCATCCACGCCGACGTCCCGGGCTGCGCCACGATGGTGCTGACCAGCCACGGACGGCCCGGCTACCTGAAGCGTGCGCTCGAGATCGGCGTGCGGGGGTTCCTCCCGAAGACGTCGTCCGGCTCGGTGCTGGCGGCCGCGATCCGGACGGTGGCCGGCGGCGGCCGGTACGTCGACCCGGAGCTGGCTGCGGACGCGATCGCCGCCGGGGAGAGCCCGCTCACCCCGCGGGAGGCCGACGTGCTGGAGCTGGCCGCCGACGGCGCGACGATCGAGGAGATCGCGGTCCGCGTCTCGCTCTCCCCCGGCACCGTGCGGAACCACCTGTCGTCCGCGACCGGGAAGCTCGGCGCCCAGAACCGGCACGAGGCCGTCGCGGCGGCCCGCCGCTCCGGCTGGATCTAG
- a CDS encoding sensor histidine kinase: MALHRWWREADDVARVTLYTRCSMFPLAAVGPFVVGSIPASRAGEITGPVRTTLVAVVLAVSVVVLYVLDRLVTGHSLRRRDYWVWGGAVLAGALIVSLAPIGNARGPGLVLIAAFGLAPLGGWGARYYVPVGAVVAVAIALQSDARHDGPGLMFEVAFFVLAVLVAVASAVQLSLWLVNVVRRLADADRTRAELAVAEERLRFARDLHDIVGRDLSAIAMTSDLAAELARRGRPEAAERAEEARNIAQESLRQVRAAVRGYRAVDLRTELEGSAALLRSAGVTSRISAEVATLPDDVRTAAAWVVREGVTNVVRHSAATLCRIEVREQDGNVRVRIENDGASGPLGHGSGLAGLAERLRPLGGELTFEQRDGVFVLCADLPANAVVEEARV; the protein is encoded by the coding sequence ATGGCGTTACATCGATGGTGGCGCGAGGCCGACGACGTCGCGCGCGTCACGCTCTACACGCGGTGCTCGATGTTTCCGCTCGCCGCCGTCGGGCCGTTCGTCGTCGGCTCGATCCCGGCGTCGCGGGCAGGCGAGATCACCGGCCCGGTGCGGACGACGCTGGTCGCGGTGGTCCTGGCGGTGTCGGTCGTCGTGCTGTACGTGCTCGACCGTCTGGTCACCGGCCACTCGCTGCGGCGCCGGGACTACTGGGTCTGGGGCGGCGCCGTGCTGGCCGGGGCGCTGATCGTGAGCCTGGCGCCGATCGGGAACGCCCGCGGGCCCGGCCTGGTGCTGATCGCGGCGTTCGGGCTCGCTCCGCTCGGCGGCTGGGGCGCCCGCTATTACGTGCCGGTCGGCGCCGTGGTGGCGGTCGCGATCGCGCTGCAGTCCGACGCCCGGCACGACGGGCCCGGCCTGATGTTCGAGGTCGCGTTCTTCGTGCTGGCCGTCCTGGTCGCGGTGGCGTCCGCGGTGCAGCTCTCGCTCTGGCTGGTCAACGTCGTGCGGCGGCTCGCGGACGCCGACCGCACGCGGGCCGAGCTCGCGGTCGCCGAGGAGCGCCTGCGGTTCGCCCGCGACCTGCACGACATCGTCGGGCGCGACCTCTCGGCGATCGCGATGACCAGTGATCTCGCCGCCGAACTGGCCCGGCGCGGCCGCCCGGAGGCCGCGGAACGCGCCGAGGAGGCGCGGAACATCGCCCAGGAATCGCTGCGGCAGGTGCGGGCCGCCGTGCGCGGATACCGCGCGGTCGACCTGCGGACCGAGCTCGAGGGGTCGGCGGCGCTGCTGCGTTCCGCCGGGGTGACCAGCCGGATCAGCGCCGAGGTCGCCACGCTGCCGGACGACGTCCGGACCGCGGCGGCGTGGGTGGTGCGCGAGGGCGTGACGAACGTGGTGCGGCACTCGGCGGCGACGCTGTGCCGCATCGAGGTACGGGAACAGGACGGCAACGTGCGGGTGCGCATCGAGAACGACGGCGCGAGCGGCCCACTCGGCCACGGATCCGGGCTGGCGGGGCTGGCCGAACGGCTCCGTCCGCTCGGCGGCGAGCTGACGTTCGAGCAGCGGGACGGGGTGTTTGTGCTCTGCGCGGACCTCCCGGCCAACGCGGTGGTCGAGGAGGCACGGGTTTGA
- a CDS encoding ABC transporter permease yields the protein MIARTYSLGRAEVLLLRRNKTLLFTALLVPLGLVGALATAGDGGAPDDSEAATMVGLFIGMVLLFVVYYTVLSGSVARREEGVLQRLRTGEASDAEILTATSLPGSVVALVQVLLFAAVGGVVLGLPVPHNPVIVLFAVLLGAAVFAVVALLTAVISRTVESVQITSLPVLAVCLFGAGLVVPLEELPPAVERICGFTPLAAVLELVRDGWLGPVDWVSAAGQTGILLAWIAAGVLLIRTSFRWSPRA from the coding sequence ATGATCGCCAGGACCTACTCGCTGGGGCGCGCCGAAGTGCTGCTGCTGCGCCGCAACAAGACGCTGCTGTTCACCGCGTTGCTGGTGCCGCTCGGCCTGGTCGGGGCGCTGGCCACCGCCGGGGACGGTGGAGCGCCCGACGACAGCGAAGCCGCGACCATGGTCGGCCTGTTCATCGGCATGGTGCTGCTGTTCGTCGTCTACTACACCGTGCTCAGCGGTTCGGTGGCGCGCCGCGAGGAGGGTGTGCTGCAGCGCCTGCGGACCGGGGAGGCTTCCGACGCCGAGATCCTGACCGCGACATCGCTGCCCGGCTCGGTCGTAGCGCTCGTCCAGGTCCTGCTGTTCGCGGCCGTCGGCGGGGTGGTGCTCGGCCTGCCGGTTCCGCACAACCCGGTCATCGTGCTGTTCGCGGTGCTTCTCGGCGCGGCCGTGTTCGCGGTCGTCGCGCTGCTCACCGCGGTGATCTCCCGGACCGTGGAGTCCGTGCAGATCACCAGCCTGCCGGTGCTCGCGGTCTGCCTGTTCGGCGCCGGCCTGGTGGTTCCGCTGGAGGAGCTACCGCCGGCCGTCGAGCGGATCTGCGGGTTCACGCCGCTGGCCGCCGTGCTCGAGCTGGTGCGGGACGGCTGGCTGGGCCCGGTCGACTGGGTCTCCGCGGCCGGACAGACCGGGATCCTGCTGGCCTGGATCGCGGCGGGCGTCCTACTGATCCGGACGTCGTTCCGCTGGTCGCCCAGGGCATGA
- a CDS encoding ABC transporter ATP-binding protein: MNAVEVRELTRTYRSGAEAVRGISFTVRPGGVFGLLGTNGAGKTSTMDVVAGLASPTTGTVRVLGHDPIRERRAVRHRTGVVLQSGGLPGELTVAEAVRMWSGTMRRPRPATEAIESVDLGARLNVPIKSLSGGERRRLDLAVALLGRPDLLLLDEPTTGLDAESRRQVWTLIRALVDDGTAVLLTTHHLEEAEELSDSLAILHRGRIVAEGTLDEVVATHRAEIRWGAAAGRPPAGVLDGEAVEVSSRHVVVRTGTLQRTLVRVLCWAEDTGVVLPELRATPASLETAFLALARGEESADRELEGVR; this comes from the coding sequence GTGAACGCCGTCGAGGTCCGCGAACTGACCCGCACCTACCGATCCGGTGCCGAGGCCGTCCGCGGGATCAGCTTCACGGTCCGGCCCGGAGGCGTGTTCGGCCTGCTCGGCACGAACGGCGCAGGCAAGACCTCCACGATGGACGTCGTCGCCGGGCTCGCATCCCCGACCACGGGCACCGTCCGGGTGCTCGGCCACGACCCGATCCGGGAGCGCCGGGCCGTCCGGCACCGCACCGGCGTCGTCCTGCAGTCCGGCGGGTTACCCGGCGAGCTGACCGTCGCCGAGGCCGTCCGGATGTGGTCGGGCACGATGCGCCGACCCCGGCCGGCCACCGAGGCGATCGAATCCGTCGACCTCGGCGCCCGACTGAACGTCCCGATCAAAAGCCTTTCCGGTGGCGAACGGCGTCGGCTGGACCTCGCGGTCGCGCTGCTCGGGCGCCCCGACCTGCTGCTGCTCGACGAACCCACGACCGGGCTCGACGCGGAGAGCCGCCGCCAGGTCTGGACGCTGATCCGCGCGCTGGTCGACGACGGCACCGCGGTGCTGCTCACCACGCACCACCTGGAGGAGGCCGAGGAGCTCTCGGACTCGCTGGCGATCCTGCACCGCGGCCGGATCGTCGCCGAGGGCACGCTCGACGAGGTCGTCGCCACCCACCGCGCGGAGATCCGCTGGGGTGCGGCGGCCGGCCGGCCGCCGGCCGGGGTTCTCGACGGCGAGGCCGTCGAGGTCAGCAGCAGGCACGTCGTGGTCCGCACCGGCACCCTGCAGCGGACGCTCGTCCGCGTGCTGTGCTGGGCCGAGGACACCGGCGTCGTGCTGCCCGAGCTGCGCGCCACCCCCGCGTCGCTGGAGACCGCGTTCCTGGCGCTGGCCCGCGGCGAAGAATCCGCTGACCGTGAGCTGGAGGGAGTCCGATGA